A window of Rhodopirellula islandica genomic DNA:
GATCGCCAACGTTGGTTGCGAACGCTGCCACGGGCCACGGAAGCAACATGTGATTCTCGCAGGCCGCGGCTTGCCCGAGCAGAGCAAACCAATGATTGACCAACATGATGCCAGTGCTCACATGGAAACGTGCAGTGCATGCCATCGCGACGAACGCTCCGTTTCGGCTGATTCCACGGCGGCTGAACGTGCTCGTTTCCAGCCGTATGGACTGAAGAAAAGCGAATGCTACCTGCAATCTTCGGGTCAGCTCACCTGCTCGACTTGCCACGACCCGCACGACACCACCTCGCACGATCGCCAACAATACATCCAGCAATGCCAAAGCTGCCATCAACCGCAGGCTTCCACGATTTGCCCTGAAGCACCAGCGGGAGACTGCATCGAATGTCACATGCCACTCACACCCTGGACCCAAGGAATCGCTTTTCGCGATCACTGGATTCGAATCGTGGATGACACCGCTTCCCACGCTGCCGAGACCACGCGGGAGGCATCCCCATGAGCGTCATCTCCCCGTCACCCAGCACTCGCCCGGCGGTCAATCCATCAACCTCTCGTTCGAGAGAAACGTCGCCGACCGTCGCCTCAGCGAATCCCCAAAGTGGATTCCTCTTCTCGCCGCTCATCGACCTGATCTTCATTGCGAACTTGTTTTGGCCGCTGTTGGTCTTCGTCGATGTCTTCGGTGGAACGACAACCCATGAGGGCCTGCTGTTCTGGCAAATCTACTTCATCACCGCCCCACACCGCTGGATCACCATCGTTCTGGTGTCCGTCGACCACCACAAGTCCCAGGATCGACGGTGGCTCTTTGCCGCTTTGGCACTCGCGATTTTGACGGTCTGCGTCGGGTTGCAGGTCGGCACCGGGTCGCTGCTGTGCCTCGGTATGATCGACTACATCTGGAACGCCTGGCATTTCTCGTCCCAGCATCACGGCATCTTTCGAATTTACCAACGCCAATCGTCGGCCCCATCCAAAACCAAGGCATCCGATCCGTTTGACCGAACCGCAAGCAGCGGCGCAGGCTCCGACCATTCAAATCCGCTTTCGCAATTCATGCAAAGCAAAGGGGCACTGCTTCAGAAACTCTTCTTTCGTGGCTTTTTGCTGTACACCATCGCTCGAGTGGCAGGATTTGGCTGGCCCGAAGGACCGTTCCCTTCGTTCTCTGGAGTGGAGTTCCTGGACTGGGGGATGCTGCTGATTCCTGCTGCGTTTGCCATTTCCGCGATGCACCGATTTGCAAAACTCGGCAACCAAACGTTGGCCAGCATGCTGTACCTGTTGAGCGTGATGTCTCTCTTCGCAGCGTTGCTGTTGGCCGCTCACTACCAGAACAGCCGACTCGTCATCCAGCTCGCACTGGCGTCCGCGATTTTCCATTCGATGGAATACATGTCCATTGTGACTTGGTCAATGAAGAAGTCGGGGGCAAAAAACGCCAACCATCCACTGGCACGCCTCTCCAAGATTTGGATGCTGTTTCTGGTCATGTTTGTGCTGGTCATCGGCCTCGGGAACTACCTGCTTTCACGCGGCTTCTTTGAAGTCTGGGTGACAATCAACTTGGTCGTCGCCTTTTGGCACTACTGCTTTGACGGCCTGCTGTGGAAGTCGCCCAAACGCCGCGTCCCCTCCCCCTCAGCGGGTGCAGCATGACGTCATCCCGTGAGACACCGAAGCAGAACGTCCCGGCAAGTTGGTTGCTTTGGCCGCCCACGGTGATTGCCGTCTTGGTGGCCGTTCGCCATCTGTTGCTGGACCCCAACGGGCACATCGAGTGGTTTGGGCGAGACGACGTCTACGCCGTTTCCATGTTCGCCGCATTGCCCATGGGATTTGCCGGAGCAATTCGGGTTGCCAAGAAATCGCGTTCATCCGCCATCGTGCTGGGCGCGTGTTTGCTGGCGGGATGCCTTTGCCTGGCCGCCATGAGTCATGGAATCTCAATTCCTGAAAACCTGCTCGCAATCACAATCGCTCGCGCACTGCAGTCTTGCCTCACCGCGTTCGCCGTCGCCAACCTTTGCGTTGGCATCGCGTCGCTCCAATCACCTGACCACCCCCCATCAAACGTCGTCGGGGCAGGGCAGGGTGGCCAGCATTTCTTGCCGACTTGGGCATGGCTCTTGTTCGGAACGGCAACCATTGCCATTCCCGCCACCTACACGCATTCAGCAGCGGAATCACTCGAGAAGAAGCTGCAAGAATCACTCAGCAGCCATCGCGTTGCCTTGGCTTGGGAACAGTGCTCGCAGCTTCGCCGACTCGATCCCGGTGCAACGACCGCGGATTCGGACCTGGCCGCGTTAGAAGGCAATCTCCACGAACAGAAAGTCCAACTGGAATCAGAAGTCCAACAGCCGATGCCTCGAAACATCTCCATCGCCTTGATCGGGAGAAGAATCACCAGTTTGGTTCAGCTCGATCGAAATCACGAGGCCCTCGGTTGGATTCGACCGATGATGTCCGGTCGCAATTTTCATCCGATTAGTCTCGATTTCTACGGGCTCTGCCAACAACGCTTGGAACAACCTGCCGAGAGCATGCGAGGTTACGAGCGTTCGTTGAAGCACTGGGAACGACAACCGGACAGCCCCGGCAAACGCAACGCGATGATCAGTGCTTACAAAGGCATCGCTTTCGCAGCGCGCCAATTGGGCAACCGGCGTTTAGAAGAAGAGGCCTATCAAACATTGGTGCAATTGGCCCCCACCGCCGAGAATCATTTCCTTCTGGCGACCAGTTACAAAGAACACCAAAAGACCTCGCTAGCCGCCGAGAACGCTCAGCTAGCCGCACAGCTGGACCCTCTGTATGCCGAGCAAGCCCAATCCATGCTGTCACAACTTTCGCGTGACCACTTCAGCTGTTTCTTAGTGCCTCGCTAAGCAGCAGGGCAGGAGCGACCGGGCAAAACCATGTGAGCCGTTTGGGCGTTGGCCCAGGCCACTCCATGTTCAACCTTCGAAGGAGGGTAGGCTCGCGCGAGTTTTATCCCGAAGGGATCGCAGATGGTAGCCGGTGGTTTGAACGCAGTGAACACCACCGGATGCAAGACCCCAGCAATCCCCAACCCTGAAAGGGTCGAAGATTCCGCGCCCCTTTCAGGGTCGGTATGAGTTTTTTGGTTTCCGGGGGTTGCGCTGCGACGCAGCACCCCCCGGCTACCATTCAAAATCCCTACCGGGATAAAAAAACCTGGAGTCGGAAGAAAGCTTGCATCTGCTATCGCGTCATAACACCAAGCATTTAACAACCCACCATTCAGCGCGATGCGAGCGACACCGCATGCCTGAGAATCGGCAGCACGCACTGGTTCATGCCCGTCGTGACCGCCCCCGTGGACCCTGGCAACGCGAACACCACCTTGGACTTCATCCGCCCCGCGGTGGCGCGACTGAGCATCGCCTTGGGGCCGATCTCGGCGATCGAGATGGCTCGAAAATGCTCCCCAAAACCGGGCAACGTCACATCCAACAGGGACTCAATCACGTCGACCGCCATGTCTCGCGGCGCGATGCCAGTCCCACCCGTCGTGATGATCGCATCCAGCGAACCGTCTTCAGCAAGCTCCCCCAACAGCTTCGCGAGCGGTTTGGAATCATCCTTCAAAATCTTCCGTTTCGCGACGGAGTGACCGGCTTCCTCGAGCAAGCTGACAATCCGGTCGCCACTGCGATCTTCTGTTTTGCCACGCGTGTCACTGAGCGTGATCACGGCGACGCGAACCGCTTGAGCGGGATCCACGTCTGGACAACCACACTGGGAATCTGGAGGGGGTTGATTCACGACGCTGGTTCCTCACTTTGTTCCAACAAACCCGCTCGTTGTTGAGCGTCTTCGAGAAAGTAATTCACATCATTGAGATCATCGGCGTGAAGCACTTCGTAGGCGTGAGCCGCACTGCGAGACCGATACAACTGCTCGCGAATGTTGATGTCTCGCGTGATCGCGGTCGCAAAGGCAGAAAGGATCTCCAAGTGACGCTTGCGGCTCGACTCAGGCGTGGCCAACAACAACACCGCGTGAACCAAGCGTCCGTCCGGTGTATTGAGCTTGATACCCTTCTTGCTGATTCCCAGCACGCCTTTGACATCATTGGCACCGGGTTCATCGATGATCGCGTGAGGGATCATCAAACCGATCCCCAAGCACGTCGTCTGAGATGCTTCCCGAGAACGAACGGTCTCCAGAAACTTGTCCTGTGGTGTGCTCATTGGCGTGGTGGCATACAGCAGGTTGGTGAGTTTCTGAAAGATCTCTTCCTTGTTGCCGTCCAGATCCACCATGATCCGATTCTCCTGCAAGAAGTCCAGCAATCGAGGACGGTCCTGGCGAGCTTCGCCAGTTTGGGTCAGGGCAAACCGCGTTGCACTTGGCCCTAGCAACTGGTTGATCGCCAGAGCCGACAGGCCGACCGTCGTCACCATCGACTTGATTTCTTCGGAGAACCCTGACTGCTCGCTGCCAACCAAGATGATCAAACCAACCGCCACGCCGCCGTGGGGCAACAGCGACATTCCAAGGTACCTGCGAACGTTGTCGGTCGCTCCGGACAAACTCATCGCCGTGTAGGCACTGATGGTCTTGGCCACCAACCGCGACAGGAAATACAGGGCAACCAAACCAATGACCGGCGGGATCTGAGTGAAGTCTAACTTCATCCCTGCAAACGTGTAGAAGAGCGCAAACAGGGCTCCTCCAATCCCATTCAAGTAGGCTTCTCCCGACCGAACCAAATCATGCCGGAAATTGGTCAGCGTGATCCCGGCGAACGTGCATGCCAAGATTCCACCCGAGGTGCCAAAGCTCGCCGCCGCTCCCCAGGCCCCCAACACAACCGCGACCATCAACGGGCCCAAAAACGCAGCACTGACCACCGTCTGAACCAAAACAATTGCCAACAACGCGCAAGCAGCACCGATCGCAAGCGTCACTGCAAACTGCACGCCGACACTTTCCAACGCATGAACCCACCCCGATTGATCCGCCAGAAACGTGGAGATGAACACAAAGGCGGCGACCGCGACCATGTCGATGAGACCAATCGCCGCCAACAAGGTGCGAGTCAAAATGCCTCGAGCGCGGGCCTCTTGAATCACCAACACCGTCGTTCCCGGCGCCCCCGCAATGGCAATGGCCGCGAACAAAGCCGCCGGTGGCAGCGACATCGACGGGTCCAGCCACCTCCCGCCAAAGTACATCACCGAGCCAACCAACGTTGGCGTGATCAAGGCTTCGCCCAGCAGCAACAACCCGATCCGCTTGCCCGTGTTTCGCAGGCTTCCAAAGTACAGCGAGGCACCGACCGTGAAGGCAATGAAGCCCAACACGAAGTTCATGTAGGGACCAAACCGGTCCAATGCCTGGGGATCCAAAACGGTGTCCAACCCAGGAAACCGAAGTTGACGAAGCAGAATGCCGGTGGCAATCCATCCGGTCACCTTGGGCAGCCGGATCAGAGCAAATAACTCGCCCCCCAGCACACCGGCAGTCAGCACCACCGCCATGTTGAAAAGCGGGTCGTCGAAGTGAAGGTTCGGAAAAAAATCCATGTCCTGGCCATCATTTGCCGAACAGAAATCGTCAA
This region includes:
- a CDS encoding membrane protein, which encodes MTSSRETPKQNVPASWLLWPPTVIAVLVAVRHLLLDPNGHIEWFGRDDVYAVSMFAALPMGFAGAIRVAKKSRSSAIVLGACLLAGCLCLAAMSHGISIPENLLAITIARALQSCLTAFAVANLCVGIASLQSPDHPPSNVVGAGQGGQHFLPTWAWLLFGTATIAIPATYTHSAAESLEKKLQESLSSHRVALAWEQCSQLRRLDPGATTADSDLAALEGNLHEQKVQLESEVQQPMPRNISIALIGRRITSLVQLDRNHEALGWIRPMMSGRNFHPISLDFYGLCQQRLEQPAESMRGYERSLKHWERQPDSPGKRNAMISAYKGIAFAARQLGNRRLEEEAYQTLVQLAPTAENHFLLATSYKEHQKTSLAAENAQLAAQLDPLYAEQAQSMLSQLSRDHFSCFLVPR
- a CDS encoding MogA/MoaB family molybdenum cofactor biosynthesis protein, with translation MNQPPPDSQCGCPDVDPAQAVRVAVITLSDTRGKTEDRSGDRIVSLLEEAGHSVAKRKILKDDSKPLAKLLGELAEDGSLDAIITTGGTGIAPRDMAVDVIESLLDVTLPGFGEHFRAISIAEIGPKAMLSRATAGRMKSKVVFALPGSTGAVTTGMNQCVLPILRHAVSLASR
- a CDS encoding cation:proton antiporter domain-containing protein → MDFFPNLHFDDPLFNMAVVLTAGVLGGELFALIRLPKVTGWIATGILLRQLRFPGLDTVLDPQALDRFGPYMNFVLGFIAFTVGASLYFGSLRNTGKRIGLLLLGEALITPTLVGSVMYFGGRWLDPSMSLPPAALFAAIAIAGAPGTTVLVIQEARARGILTRTLLAAIGLIDMVAVAAFVFISTFLADQSGWVHALESVGVQFAVTLAIGAACALLAIVLVQTVVSAAFLGPLMVAVVLGAWGAAASFGTSGGILACTFAGITLTNFRHDLVRSGEAYLNGIGGALFALFYTFAGMKLDFTQIPPVIGLVALYFLSRLVAKTISAYTAMSLSGATDNVRRYLGMSLLPHGGVAVGLIILVGSEQSGFSEEIKSMVTTVGLSALAINQLLGPSATRFALTQTGEARQDRPRLLDFLQENRIMVDLDGNKEEIFQKLTNLLYATTPMSTPQDKFLETVRSREASQTTCLGIGLMIPHAIIDEPGANDVKGVLGISKKGIKLNTPDGRLVHAVLLLATPESSRKRHLEILSAFATAITRDINIREQLYRSRSAAHAYEVLHADDLNDVNYFLEDAQQRAGLLEQSEEPAS